DNA from Bacteroides zoogleoformans:
TGTCGCAGTCTTTCTTCCCATTGGAACAGGCTGCACTTGGAGCCTCCTTCTCTTATTACCGGAGATTATGCGGCTTCTGAATTGCAGGTACGGAATGGGGTGGTGCTTTATGCCGGTAAACGGATTTGTTTTCTCCAAGATACCGGCTGGCAGAATAAGATATCGGCGCATCCCATTTTTGTAGATTACCTATATCTTTCACGAGGCTATAAAGGAAGAATAGAAGAATTAACCTCTTTGTTCTCTATTGGGACGGTGGTGATTGATTCCTCCCTTTCGAACTATTATAGAGACAGAATAATACACGACTGCATTCGTTTTGGAATCTCTTATCTTTCTCTTTCCGAAAAAGGTTCTTATCGTATTTTATTATAAACCACAAACTTTTCGTACTTTTGCCTTCCCAATTTATGGACAATGAATAGAAAATCGTAATATCGTAAATAAATATATGCTGACCAAAGTAATAGAACAAGCTAAGATAGACCATTTCATCAAATGGCTCGATCGTGCAGATAAGATAGTAATCGTTTCCCATGTGGGACCTGATGGAGATGCTATTGGCTCTTCCTTGGGGCTGTGGCATTTTCTTGATTCACTGGGAAAAACAGCAAATATCATAGTGCCGAATGCTTTCCCTGATTTCCTGAAATGGATGCCCGGAAGTAAAGAGGTTTTGTTTTACGACCGTTATAAAGAGTTTGCCGACAAGTTGATAGCCGAAGCGGATGTCATCTGTTGCCTTGATTTCAATGCCATTCATCGGATTGACGCAATGGGGAGCGCCATTCTTGCCGCTCAAGCAAGGAAAATATTGATAGACCATCATCCTCATCCTGAGGACTTCTGCAAGATTATCATTTCTCATCCGGAGATATCTTCGACCTCGGAACTCGTCTTTCGTCTGATTTGCCGCATGGGCTATTTCAGTGATATCTCAAAAGAAGGGGCGGAATGCATCTATACGGGGATGATGACCGATACCGGCGGATTCACCTATAACTCCAACAATCGTGAAATTTATTTCATTATCAGTGAGTTGCTATCAAAAGGCATAGACAAGGATGATATCTATCGTAAAGTCTATAATACTTATTCCGAAAGCCGTCTGCGTTTGATGGGATATGTCTTGTCGCAGATGAAAGTGTATCCCGCCCATCATGCGGCCCTTATTTCTTTGACCAAAGAGGAACAAGGGCGGTTCGATTATATCCGGGGAGATAGTGAAGGCTTTGTGAATATACCGCTAAGCATCAGAGGAGTTGTTTTTTCCTGCTTCCTGCGTGAAGATACGGAAAAGCCGATGATAAAGATTTCTTTACGTTCGGTGGGCACATTCCCATGCAATAAGCTGGCAGCCGAGTTCTTCAATGGAGGCGGACATCTGAATGCCTCCGGCGGTGAATTTTATGGGACAATGGAAGAGGCGAGAGAAGTTCTTGAACAGGCTTTGGAGAAGTACAAGCCACTGCTTTGTGCCAAAGGATAAAAAAAGTCCGGTTGTAAAGGTTAAAAGTTACGAACTTTCCACTTGTCGTTTTCTGTTTTCAAGGAAATCAGATATTTTTGTAGAAATTTACTAAATCACAGAAATGAAGAAACTTACTTTATTCTTTTTTGCCTTGTTTGCTTTGGGACTTGCTTTTCAGGCATGTGATAATACCAAAACGTACGCTGAAATGCTGGAGGATGAG
Protein-coding regions in this window:
- a CDS encoding DHH family phosphoesterase, which produces MLTKVIEQAKIDHFIKWLDRADKIVIVSHVGPDGDAIGSSLGLWHFLDSLGKTANIIVPNAFPDFLKWMPGSKEVLFYDRYKEFADKLIAEADVICCLDFNAIHRIDAMGSAILAAQARKILIDHHPHPEDFCKIIISHPEISSTSELVFRLICRMGYFSDISKEGAECIYTGMMTDTGGFTYNSNNREIYFIISELLSKGIDKDDIYRKVYNTYSESRLRLMGYVLSQMKVYPAHHAALISLTKEEQGRFDYIRGDSEGFVNIPLSIRGVVFSCFLREDTEKPMIKISLRSVGTFPCNKLAAEFFNGGGHLNASGGEFYGTMEEAREVLEQALEKYKPLLCAKG